Genomic window (Kangiella profundi):
AAGTAGATATCGCCGGTAAGTCTTCCGGGTGGATGTTTCGACGCCAATAAATATGGTCGCGCAATAACTCTGTTAGAACCTTCTCGAAAACGTCATTGTTTTCTCCATAAGGCCCTAAAAAGTATGGTGCTAAAAACTCTAAATTCATGATCTTTTATCCTAAGATGTTTTAAACAGAGTAGTGTGATTCACTCAAGGGCGTATTGATCATAATCAACTAGAATGCTTTTGGAGTCTCAACTAACCGAAACTAGGCCTTTGAGAGATTTTCCGCAACCAAACGAACTTTTATTAGTAAGTCATTAACAGTTTCTTTCGAAACCGGCTGGTTATAACGCTTCTTATAACCATACTCAGTCAATACCAGATGCTGTTCTGGAACTACTCCATGGTTAGCCAGACACGCCTTCGCACAGGCCAGGTGGCAACCATCAATGGCAATGATTCTTCGTCCCGATTTGGCCTTTTTAACCAACGAAGGGACGTTTCCACCAACACCGGCAATACAGGACATCTCTGCCTTTTTTTCTGCATTGAGGGTGACGGCCAGGTGATTCGCAGTTTGCGCGAGGTTGGAACAACCCGAGCATGAATAAACAAGAGGTTTTTCGTTTGTTGCCATAAAACACCAACCAAAATGTCTCTGTTAGCTGGGTGGTCAATGTAACGCTTAGCTGGCGAGTAGCAATTGATCTGAGTCAATTAAGAAGTATAAAAAATATAGGTTTAGATTGAGCTAGATCAAGGATTGATATACCACATATTGATTAAATCGATGTCGAGAACACAATATATTGAATCTGTGTCGGTGATTCCAGCGAGCAGATAGCAATGGAGATAATGATATGGGTATAGAAATAGAAAAGGCACCGATGCCAATCAAGATTGTAAAGAGGGATTTGTCAGAAGCCAAGTTCGAACGCTCAAAGATTTATGAAGCAATTTTAAAAGCGGGTAAAGCTTCTGGGGAATTTGACGCTGATGAAGCAGAAAAATTAACCCGTCAGGTAATTGATGTTTTAAGTTTTCGATTTACCAATCTGACTGTGCCGACTGTCGAACAGGTGCAAGATATTGTAGAACACTGTCTGGCTGTGAATCAGTATTTTACGACCGCCAAATCTTATATTTTGTACCGCGAAAAACACAAGCAGATTCGTGAGAATAAAAAAACCTTGCTGGATATTACCTCATCGGTGGAAGAGTATTTATCGGGCTCCGACTGGCGGGTTAAAGCTAATGCCAATCAGGGCTATTCTTTGGGCGGTTTAATCCTGAACGTCTCTGGAAAGGTTATTGCCAACTATTGGCTTAATCACATTTATGAGCCAGAAATTGGCCAAGCGCATCGTAATGCTGATCTTCATATTCATGACCTTGATATGCTTGCAGGATACTGTGCGGGCTGGTCGCTGAGAACTTTGTTGCACGAAGGTTTAAATGGTGTCCCTGGCAAGATTGATTCTGGCCCTCCAAAGCATTTATCAAGCGCCATTGGACAAATGGTCAATTTTTTAGGAACTCTACAAAACGAATGGGCAGGCGCTCAGGCTTTCAGTTCTTTTGATACCTATCTGGCACCTTATATTCGTAAAGATGC
Coding sequences:
- a CDS encoding putative zinc-binding protein → MATNEKPLVYSCSGCSNLAQTANHLAVTLNAEKKAEMSCIAGVGGNVPSLVKKAKSGRRIIAIDGCHLACAKACLANHGVVPEQHLVLTEYGYKKRYNQPVSKETVNDLLIKVRLVAENLSKA